In Leishmania major strain Friedlin complete genome, chromosome 19, the following proteins share a genomic window:
- a CDS encoding putative signal recognition particle protein — MSEVLKLEKTLRKQATSDDLQASKIASTAERILSLQPNHVYAMQCKSVALLHSGRFAAALSVLENLQLETTPFKNSATFHLHKAYCHYRLMQYTEARAELHEQQQRGPMSTAARHLLAQIHYNLEEYAEAAAMYAALVADGAYRDDVEKQELLTNYTASLSACAPEKVAAVVRDEADEKTPDLLFNLATAQVEAQNYEAAQATLLQAEQLCAAIFPKSTLRSLKDALAAGSEVLQAQLGVPLGAPTSIGGSSSIATSPERCFFNEVCSNWVQQAYVAFMRHREDDARRIIDLILTYKPSSSVTSAVAGILHTALQRSADFFDSHRKLKAAQHVKVLSRLTSRQRIAVQYNTALLQLSAGALDRCARTVEQMEKAHPNSELTHSLRLVLAVRELKKKKSLPATSPSSASRPARTATDSARDMQECVRNYEAEATRHQGAGSSEAENRKRHRFLQLITAQLFLEQGDLAHAVETLQALDDFAVARRPTTVMTMAAWEAQIGDVDAAMALLRERLTATTCGYSVAVKKAVLLWAVQDLAMARGLYAAVGQLLKAVQAADASLRKDREVTALLVICLAETDLAEAKRVIGTLDADAAAALSGSGSSSRTAPSEKQIEALVRGNPGAAAMSELGYRRVTAVDQEGAAAGGRAASGAGLPPRRRRPMRRPAKNMDGKPDPERWIPMSLRSYIKDLPERRKRELRRLRAFDQEQKRRAAAVARQKQKKDEQLQRQQVAEASPVTSAA; from the coding sequence ATGTCCGAGGTGTTAAAGCTGGAAAAGACGCTGCGGAAGCAGGCGACGTCCGACGACCTCCAGGCCTCCAAGATCGCCTCCACGGCGGAGCGCATCTTGTCCTTGCAGCCGAACCACGTGTACGCGATGCAGTGCAAGTCTGTCGCCCTGCTCCACAGCGGGCGgttcgctgctgcgctgagCGTGCTAGAAAACCTCCAGCTCGAGACGACGCCCTTCAAAAACAGCGCGACCTTCCACCTGCACAAGGCCTACTGCCATTACCGTCTCATGCAATACACCGAGGCCAGGGCGGAgctgcacgagcagcagcaaagggGGCCCATGTCCACGGCGGCCCGCCACCTGCTGGCCCAGATCCACTACAACCTCGAGGAGtacgccgaggcggcggccatgTACGCGGCACTCGTAGCCGACGGTGCCTACCGCGACGACGTGGAAAAGCAGGAACTGCTCACCAACTACACGGCCTCCCTGTCCGCCTGTGCACCGGAGAAGgttgcggcggtggtgcgtgaTGAGGCGGATGAGAAGACACCTGACCTGCTCTTTAATCTTGCCACTGCTCAGGTGGAGGCGCAAAACTACGAGGCCGCGCAGGCCACTCTACTCCAAGCAGAGCAACTGTGCGCCGCCATCTTCCCGAAGAGCACGCTGCGCTCTCTGAAAGATGCGCTTGCCGCTGGCAGTGAAGTGCTGCAGGCACAGCTCGGCGTCCCGCTCGGGGCGCCGACGAGCATTGGTGGTAGCAGCTCCATCGCCACCTCACCGGAGCGCTGCTTCTTCAACGAGGTGTGCAGCAACTGGGTGCAGCAGGCGTACGTTGCCTTCATGCGGCACCGCGAAGATGACGCGCGACGCATTATCGATCTGATCCTGACGTACAAGCCGAGCTCCTCCGTCacgagcgccgtcgccggcatTCTGCACACGGccctgcagcgcagcgcggACTTCTTCGACTCACACCGCAAGCTCAAGGCGGCCCAGCACGTCAAGGTGCTGTCGCGCCTCACCTCGAGGCAGCGCATCGCTGTTCAGTACAACACGgccctgctgcagctgagcgccGGCGCCCTGGACCGTTGCGCCCGCACAGTGGAACagatggagaaggcgcaCCCGAACAGCGAGCTGACGCACTCGCTTCGTCTCGTGCTGGCCGTGCGCGAGCTCAAGAAGAAGAAGTCCTTGCCAGCgacctcgccgtcgtcggcctCGAGGCCCGCGAGGACCGCGACGGACAGCGCGCGTGACATGCAGGAGTGCGTGCGCAACTACGAAGCGGAGGCTACGCGGCACCAGGGTGCTGGGAGCTCGGAGGCCGAAAATCGGAAGCGCCATCGCTTCCTGCAGCTCATCACTGCCCAGCTCTTCCTCGAACAGGGCGACCTGGCGCACGCCGTGGAGACGCTACAAGCGCTGGACGACTTcgcagtggcgcggcgtccCACGACTGTGATGACGATGGCCGCCTGGGAAGCGCAGatcggcgacgtcgacgctgccatggcgctgctgcgtgagcGGCTCACTGCCACGACCTGTGGCTACTCTGTCGCTGTAAAGAAGGCAGTATTGCTCTGGGCCGTCCAGGACCTCGCCATGGCTCGTGGCCTCTACGCCGCTGTGGGGCAGCTGCTCAAGGCGGTGCAAGCCGCAGACGCAAGCCTGCGGAAGGATCGCgaggtgacggcgctgctggtcaTATGCCTTGCCGAGACGGACTTGGCTGAGGCGAAGCGCGTCATTGGCACCCTCGAcgcggacgccgcggcggcgctgagcgGCTCTGGCAGCAGTAGTCGCACCGCCCCGTCGGAGAAGCAGATcgaggcgctggtgcgcgggaatcccggcgccgccgctatGAGCGAACTGGGGTATCGTCgggtgacggcggtggatcaggagggcgctgctgctggaggccgCGCCGCCAGTGGTGCTggcctgccgccgcgccgtcgccgccccaTGCGTCGTCCTGCGAAGAACATGGATGGCAAGCCGGATCCTGAGCGCTGGATTCCGATGTCGTTGCGCTCCTACATCAAAGATCTGCCGGAGCGGCGCAAGAGGGAGctgaggcggctgcgcgcctTCGACCAAGAGCAGAAGCGCcgtgccgcagcagtggcacgCCAGAAGCAGAAGAAGGACGAGCAACTGCAGCGCCAACAAGTGGCAGAGGCCTCCCCCGTCACCTCAGCTGCGTAA